One Angustibacter sp. Root456 genomic window carries:
- a CDS encoding citrate synthase, producing MADDATLKHAGGELTFPGEAATDGEDAYNISQLLKQTGHVTLDPGFVNTAACRSAITYIDGDQGILRYRGYPIEQLAEKSTFLETTYLLIYGELPTTAELEEFDQRIRRHTLLHEELKRFFEGFPRDAHPMPVLSSAVSALSTFYQDSLNPFDPEHVEISTVRLLAKLPTIAAYAYKKSVGQPMLYPDNNLGLVDNFLRMTFGFPAEPYEVDPVLSRALDQLFILHADHEQNCSTSTVRLVGSSQANLFASVSAGINALFGPLHGGANQAVLEMLEGIRDSDDDVDGFMTKVKNKEAGVRLMGFGHRVYKNYDPRAAIIKKTADQVLQQLAGGDELLEIALRLEEIALKDDYFVERKLYPNVDFYTGLIYKAMGFPTRMFTVLFALGRLPGWIAQWREMISDPETKIGRPRQLYVGETERAYRPVDAR from the coding sequence ATGGCTGACGACGCGACTCTCAAGCACGCCGGTGGCGAGCTGACCTTCCCTGGGGAGGCGGCGACGGACGGCGAGGACGCGTACAACATCTCCCAGCTGCTGAAGCAGACCGGCCACGTCACCCTCGACCCCGGCTTCGTCAACACCGCAGCCTGCCGGTCGGCCATCACGTACATCGACGGCGACCAGGGGATCCTGCGCTACCGCGGTTACCCGATCGAGCAGCTGGCCGAGAAGTCCACCTTCCTCGAGACCACCTACCTGCTCATCTACGGCGAGCTGCCCACCACCGCCGAGCTGGAGGAGTTCGACCAGCGCATCCGCCGGCACACGCTGTTGCACGAGGAGCTCAAGCGCTTCTTCGAGGGCTTCCCGCGTGACGCACACCCCATGCCGGTGCTGTCGTCGGCCGTCTCGGCGCTGTCGACCTTCTACCAGGACAGCCTCAACCCCTTCGACCCCGAGCACGTCGAGATCTCGACGGTGCGGCTGCTGGCGAAGCTGCCGACGATCGCGGCGTACGCGTACAAGAAGAGCGTCGGGCAGCCGATGCTCTACCCCGACAACAACCTCGGGCTCGTCGACAACTTCCTGCGCATGACGTTCGGCTTCCCGGCCGAGCCCTACGAGGTCGACCCGGTGCTGAGCCGGGCGCTCGACCAGCTGTTCATCCTGCACGCCGACCACGAGCAGAACTGCTCGACGTCGACGGTGCGGCTGGTGGGCTCGAGTCAGGCCAACCTCTTCGCCTCGGTTTCCGCGGGCATCAACGCGCTCTTCGGCCCCCTGCACGGTGGTGCCAACCAGGCCGTCCTCGAGATGCTCGAGGGCATCCGCGACAGCGACGACGACGTCGACGGCTTCATGACGAAGGTGAAGAACAAGGAGGCGGGCGTCCGTCTCATGGGGTTCGGCCACCGCGTCTACAAGAACTACGACCCGCGCGCCGCGATCATCAAGAAGACGGCCGACCAGGTGCTGCAGCAGCTCGCCGGGGGCGACGAGCTGCTCGAGATCGCCCTGCGGCTGGAGGAGATCGCGCTCAAGGACGACTACTTCGTCGAGCGCAAGCTCTACCCGAACGTCGACTTCTACACCGGCCTGATCTACAAGGCGATGGGCTTCCCGACGCGGATGTTCACGGTGCTCTTCGCCCTGGGCCGCCTGCCCGGCTGGATCGCGCAGTGGCGCGAGATGATCAGCGACCCCGAGACGAAGATCGGCCGCCCGCGCCAGCTGTACGTCGGCGAGACCGAGCGCGCCTACCGGCCCGTCGACGCTCGCTGA
- a CDS encoding SRPBCC family protein has protein sequence MTRVRVDRDVAASAHQVWALLTDWPSHGRWVPLTRVRTTSARPDGVGASFVGRTAVGPLGFDDPMTVTLWQPPTAVEPGRCTVRKSGRVVLGEAGFVVEPVGATRCRLTWVEDIEVAGVRRLPFAGAVTRWAGARAFGAMLRKVAREAERA, from the coding sequence ATGACGCGGGTGCGGGTCGATCGCGACGTCGCCGCGTCGGCGCACCAGGTGTGGGCGCTGCTCACCGACTGGCCCTCGCACGGCCGCTGGGTGCCGCTCACGCGCGTGCGCACGACGTCGGCGCGGCCGGACGGTGTGGGAGCGTCGTTCGTGGGCCGCACGGCGGTGGGCCCCCTGGGTTTCGACGACCCCATGACCGTGACCCTCTGGCAGCCGCCGACGGCTGTCGAGCCCGGCCGCTGCACCGTCCGCAAGAGCGGGCGGGTCGTGCTGGGTGAGGCCGGCTTCGTGGTCGAGCCCGTGGGTGCCACGCGGTGCCGGTTGACGTGGGTGGAGGACATCGAGGTGGCAGGTGTGCGCCGCTTGCCGTTCGCGGGCGCGGTGACCCGCTGGGCGGGCGCCCGGGCGTTCGGGGCAATGCTGCGCAAGGTGGCGCGCGAGGCCGAGCGCGCATGA
- a CDS encoding aldose 1-epimerase family protein produces MTAPSGAQHEIVHGDLRAVVVEVGGGLRGFWDGDREVLQFYPLDAMCDGAHGQPLVPWPNRLADGEYAFDGSTYQCALTEPDKHNAIHGFGLWRSWHAVQREASAVTMELRIKPMQGYPFDLAVRVEYRLGDGGLQVTTTAQNLGSARCPVGIGQHPYLSPGSDVRVDECELRVDGVTRVLTDDERQLPTGTEPVEGTDYDFRSPRRLGGLEVDYAFEDLTRDADGRAWAQLTGPDGRTAGLWVDEAYSLLEIFTGDTLSPQRRRTGVGVEPMTCPPNAFATGDRVIALEPGASTSATWGATLL; encoded by the coding sequence ATGACCGCACCCTCCGGAGCCCAGCACGAGATCGTCCACGGTGACCTGCGCGCGGTGGTGGTCGAGGTCGGTGGAGGCCTGCGAGGCTTCTGGGACGGCGACCGCGAGGTGCTGCAGTTCTACCCGCTCGACGCGATGTGCGACGGCGCCCACGGCCAGCCGCTCGTGCCCTGGCCGAACCGGCTGGCGGACGGCGAGTACGCGTTCGACGGCTCGACGTACCAGTGCGCGCTCACCGAGCCCGACAAGCACAACGCGATCCACGGCTTCGGGCTCTGGCGCAGCTGGCACGCGGTGCAGCGCGAGGCCTCGGCCGTGACGATGGAGCTGCGCATCAAGCCGATGCAGGGCTATCCGTTCGACCTCGCCGTACGCGTCGAGTACCGCCTCGGTGACGGCGGCCTGCAGGTGACGACGACCGCCCAGAACCTCGGCTCGGCCCGCTGCCCGGTCGGCATCGGCCAGCACCCCTACCTCTCGCCCGGCTCCGACGTGCGGGTCGACGAGTGCGAGCTGCGCGTCGACGGTGTCACGCGCGTGCTGACCGACGACGAGCGCCAGCTGCCTACCGGCACCGAGCCGGTCGAGGGCACCGACTACGACTTCCGGTCTCCTCGGCGCCTCGGTGGCCTCGAGGTCGACTACGCCTTCGAGGACCTCACGCGCGACGCCGACGGCCGGGCGTGGGCGCAGCTCACCGGGCCCGACGGGCGCACGGCCGGGTTGTGGGTCGACGAGGCGTACTCGCTGCTCGAGATCTTCACCGGTGACACGCTCTCGCCGCAGCGTCGTCGCACCGGCGTCGGCGTCGAGCCCATGACATGCCCGCCCAACGCCTTCGCCACCGGCGACCGCGTCATCGCCCTCGAGCCGGGCGCCTCGACGTCCGCCACCTGGGGCGCCACCCTCCTCTGA
- a CDS encoding TIGR00730 family Rossman fold protein, which translates to MTSEQRSYRQGPVTLRGHLVPGSTTDQHLLDTRGSTSWVHEDPWRVMRIQSEFVEGFGALAELGRAVSVFGSARVVPGTPTYELGVEVGRRLAEAGYAVITGGGPGTMEAANRGAAEAGGVSVGLGIELPFEQGLNEFVDLGINFRYFFARKTMFVKYAEGFVVLPGGFGTCDELFEALTLVQTRKVTSFPIVLLGTSYWGGLIDWMRQAALDHGTVNERDIDLLTVTDDVEYAVQVIVEANDGLGETSGVEPVDTAGSAG; encoded by the coding sequence ATGACGAGCGAGCAGCGGTCGTACCGCCAGGGCCCGGTGACCCTGCGCGGGCACCTCGTACCCGGAAGCACCACCGACCAGCACCTGCTCGACACGCGCGGCTCGACCAGCTGGGTGCACGAGGACCCGTGGCGGGTCATGCGCATCCAGAGCGAGTTCGTCGAGGGCTTCGGCGCTCTCGCCGAGCTCGGTCGGGCGGTGAGCGTGTTCGGGTCGGCGCGCGTGGTGCCCGGCACTCCGACGTACGAGCTGGGCGTCGAGGTGGGGCGGCGCCTGGCCGAGGCCGGCTACGCCGTGATCACGGGCGGAGGCCCGGGCACGATGGAGGCGGCCAACCGCGGCGCGGCCGAAGCCGGCGGCGTGTCGGTGGGCCTCGGCATCGAGCTGCCCTTCGAGCAGGGCCTGAACGAGTTCGTCGACCTCGGCATCAACTTCCGGTACTTCTTCGCGCGCAAGACGATGTTCGTGAAGTACGCCGAGGGGTTCGTGGTGCTGCCGGGCGGCTTCGGCACGTGCGACGAGCTGTTCGAGGCGCTCACGCTCGTGCAGACCCGCAAGGTCACGAGCTTCCCGATCGTGCTGCTCGGCACGAGCTACTGGGGCGGGCTCATCGACTGGATGCGCCAGGCGGCTCTCGACCACGGCACGGTGAACGAGCGCGACATCGACCTGCTCACCGTGACCGACGACGTCGAGTACGCCGTGCAGGTGATCGTCGAGGCCAACGACGGCTTGGGGGAGACGAGCGGCGTCGAACCGGTGGACACCGCCGGCAGCGCGGGGTGA
- the dapD gene encoding 2,3,4,5-tetrahydropyridine-2,6-dicarboxylate N-succinyltransferase: MTDTRAAWAHGLATSTDDGTVLDVWYPTPALGAAPQPASPHDVPAELAALEGQDPARGVRLHVVRTEIDLDAAPADPADAYLRLHLLSHRLVQPHGLNLDGLFGVLTNVVWTSAGPCAVEGFEATRMRLMATHGRVTVYGIDKFPRMVDYVVPSGVRIADADRVRLGAHLASGTTVMHEGFVNFNAGTLGTSMVEGRIVAGVVVGDGTDVGGGASIIGTLSGGGKDVVSVGERCLLGANSGIGISLGDDCVVEAGLYVTAGTKVTVVDGEHAGTVVKARELSGTSNMLLRRNSTTGRVEMVARPGTTVELNAVLHAN; the protein is encoded by the coding sequence ATGACCGACACGCGAGCCGCCTGGGCCCACGGACTGGCCACCTCCACCGACGACGGCACCGTCCTCGACGTCTGGTACCCCACGCCGGCGCTGGGCGCGGCGCCACAGCCCGCCTCGCCGCACGACGTGCCGGCCGAGCTGGCCGCGCTCGAGGGCCAGGACCCTGCCCGCGGCGTGCGGCTGCACGTCGTGCGCACCGAGATCGACCTCGACGCCGCACCGGCCGACCCCGCTGACGCCTACCTGCGTCTGCACCTGCTCTCGCACCGGCTGGTGCAGCCTCACGGCCTCAACCTCGACGGCCTGTTCGGGGTGCTCACCAACGTCGTGTGGACGTCGGCCGGGCCCTGCGCCGTCGAGGGCTTCGAGGCGACGCGGATGCGCCTCATGGCCACTCACGGTCGCGTCACCGTGTACGGCATCGACAAGTTCCCGCGCATGGTCGACTACGTCGTCCCCTCCGGGGTGCGCATCGCCGACGCCGACCGCGTGCGCCTCGGCGCCCACCTGGCCAGCGGCACGACGGTGATGCACGAGGGCTTCGTGAACTTCAACGCCGGCACGCTCGGCACCTCGATGGTCGAGGGGCGCATCGTGGCCGGCGTCGTCGTCGGCGACGGCACGGACGTCGGGGGTGGCGCGTCGATCATCGGCACGCTCTCGGGTGGTGGCAAGGACGTCGTGTCGGTGGGCGAGCGCTGCCTGCTGGGCGCCAACTCCGGCATCGGCATCAGCCTCGGTGACGACTGCGTGGTCGAGGCGGGCCTGTACGTCACCGCGGGCACGAAGGTCACCGTCGTCGACGGCGAGCACGCCGGCACGGTCGTCAAGGCACGCGAGCTGTCGGGCACCTCGAACATGCTGCTGCGGCGCAACTCCACCACGGGTCGGGTCGAGATGGTGGCCCGCCCGGGCACCACGGTCGAGCTCAACGCCGTGCTGCACGCCAACTAG
- a CDS encoding O-methyltransferase, which translates to MSGQKPATWAYAEAFIAEDDVIERARARGEELGCTPVSPGVGAALRLLAASLPARSVVEIGTGAGVSGLWLLQGMPADGVLTTIDVEPEHQRAAREAYAEAGVASNRARVITGRALDVLPRLTDGAYDLVLCDAAKPEYDDYLEQAVRLLRRGGVVAFDNALWHDKVADPAQRDETTTAIRELGKRVRADERLVPALLPTGDGLLLAVVR; encoded by the coding sequence ATCAGCGGTCAGAAGCCGGCCACGTGGGCTTACGCCGAGGCCTTCATCGCCGAGGACGACGTCATCGAGCGCGCCCGCGCGCGGGGCGAGGAGCTCGGCTGCACCCCGGTGAGCCCCGGCGTCGGCGCGGCCCTGCGGCTGCTGGCGGCGAGCCTGCCCGCGCGCTCGGTGGTCGAGATCGGCACCGGCGCGGGTGTCTCCGGCCTGTGGCTGCTGCAGGGCATGCCCGCCGACGGCGTGCTCACCACCATCGACGTCGAACCGGAGCACCAGCGCGCTGCGCGTGAGGCGTACGCGGAGGCCGGCGTGGCGAGCAACCGGGCGCGGGTCATCACGGGCCGGGCGCTCGACGTGCTGCCGCGCCTCACGGACGGCGCCTACGACCTCGTGCTCTGCGACGCGGCCAAGCCCGAGTACGACGACTACCTCGAGCAGGCGGTGCGGCTGCTGCGGCGCGGTGGCGTGGTGGCCTTCGACAACGCCCTGTGGCACGACAAGGTGGCCGACCCGGCGCAGCGCGACGAGACCACGACGGCGATCCGCGAGCTGGGCAAGCGGGTGCGCGCCGACGAGCGGCTCGTGCCCGCGCTGCTGCCCACCGGCGACGGCCTGCTGCTCGCCGTCGTCCGCTAG
- the sigE gene encoding RNA polymerase sigma factor SigE, producing the protein MGETSPERAPWTPPTWEEVVREHSGRVYRLAYRLTGNVHDAEDLTQEVFVRVFRSLSSYTPGTFEGWLHRITTNLFLDGVRRKKRIRFDALADDAHDRLAGREPDPSHVYDDTHLDDDVQAALDALAPQFRAAVVLCDIEGLSYEEVAVTLGVKLGTVRSRIHRGRAQLREALAHRRRPGTEVASEGTAPFSELGEGAS; encoded by the coding sequence ATGGGCGAGACCTCACCCGAGCGCGCCCCGTGGACTCCTCCGACGTGGGAGGAGGTCGTGCGCGAGCACTCCGGCCGCGTCTACCGCCTCGCCTACCGGCTCACCGGCAACGTCCACGACGCCGAGGACCTCACGCAAGAGGTCTTCGTCCGGGTCTTCCGCAGCCTGTCGTCGTACACGCCCGGCACCTTCGAGGGCTGGCTGCACCGCATCACCACCAACCTGTTCCTCGACGGCGTGCGCCGCAAGAAGCGCATCCGCTTCGACGCCCTCGCCGACGACGCGCACGACCGCCTCGCCGGCCGCGAGCCCGACCCGTCCCACGTGTACGACGACACGCACCTGGACGACGACGTGCAGGCCGCGCTCGACGCCCTGGCCCCGCAGTTCCGGGCCGCCGTCGTGCTGTGCGACATCGAGGGTCTGAGCTACGAGGAGGTCGCGGTCACGCTGGGGGTCAAGCTCGGCACCGTGCGCTCGCGCATCCACCGCGGCCGCGCCCAGCTGCGCGAGGCCCTCGCCCACCGCCGGCGCCCCGGCACCGAGGTGGCCAGCGAGGGCACGGCACCGTTCAGCGAGCTCGGGGAGGGGGCGTCGTGA
- a CDS encoding DNA-3-methyladenine glycosylase I: MTSLVVGDDGLARCAWAGSTPDYTAYHDAEWGQQVRGERALFERITLEAFQSGLSWLTILRKREAFRTAFAGFDADVVARFDDDDVARLMADAAIVRNHAKIRAAVTNARAVVDLRADGGLDALVWAYQPARRPRRLPALSDVPAVTPESTALSKALKRKGFVFVGPTTAYAAMQACGLVDDHVEGCHVTAA, from the coding sequence ATGACGTCGCTGGTCGTCGGCGACGACGGCCTCGCGCGCTGCGCCTGGGCCGGCAGCACCCCCGACTACACCGCCTACCACGACGCCGAGTGGGGGCAGCAGGTGCGCGGCGAGCGCGCGCTGTTCGAGCGCATCACGTTGGAGGCGTTCCAGTCCGGCCTCTCGTGGCTGACCATCCTGCGCAAGCGTGAGGCGTTCCGCACGGCCTTCGCCGGCTTCGACGCCGACGTCGTCGCCCGCTTCGACGACGACGACGTCGCCCGACTGATGGCCGACGCGGCGATCGTGCGCAACCACGCGAAGATCCGCGCTGCCGTCACGAACGCACGCGCCGTCGTCGACCTGCGCGCCGACGGTGGGCTCGACGCTCTCGTGTGGGCGTACCAGCCGGCCCGCCGGCCACGTCGCCTGCCGGCGCTGAGCGACGTCCCGGCCGTCACGCCGGAGTCGACCGCGCTGTCCAAAGCGTTGAAGCGCAAGGGTTTCGTGTTCGTCGGGCCCACCACCGCCTACGCCGCCATGCAGGCCTGCGGACTGGTCGACGACCACGTCGAGGGTTGCCACGTGACCGCTGCATGA
- a CDS encoding DivIVA domain-containing protein, with the protein MTLLQILIVLAVVAGVGAVAAGVVRGGLPDAESSVPEAPLPDGPVTVDDVSAVRFSVGLRGYRMNEVDAVLDRLSNALAERDAEIERLRNA; encoded by the coding sequence GTGACCCTGCTCCAGATCCTCATCGTGCTCGCCGTCGTGGCGGGCGTCGGCGCGGTGGCGGCCGGCGTCGTCCGCGGAGGGCTGCCGGACGCCGAGTCCAGCGTGCCCGAGGCGCCGCTGCCGGACGGGCCGGTCACGGTCGACGACGTGTCGGCCGTGCGGTTCTCGGTGGGCCTGCGGGGCTACCGCATGAACGAGGTCGACGCGGTGCTCGACCGCCTCAGCAACGCGCTGGCCGAGCGCGACGCCGAGATCGAGCGGCTGCGGAACGCCTGA
- a CDS encoding DUF3117 domain-containing protein: MAAMKPRTGDGPLEVTKEGRDIVMRMPLDGGGRLVVEMTPDEANALGDALKGATA; this comes from the coding sequence ATGGCCGCCATGAAGCCCAGGACTGGGGACGGTCCGCTCGAGGTGACCAAGGAAGGTCGCGACATCGTCATGCGCATGCCGCTTGACGGCGGCGGCCGGCTGGTGGTCGAGATGACCCCCGACGAGGCCAACGCGCTCGGTGACGCGCTCAAGGGTGCGACCGCCTGA
- the dapE gene encoding succinyl-diaminopimelate desuccinylase produces MSAPLIDLSADSLDVVELTRALCDIESVSGHEGPIADAVEAALRGLGHLEVLRDGDAVIARTQLGRAERVLLAGHLDTVPLASTPNLPVRVEGERLIGRGTVDMKGGVAVQLALAATVREPNRDVTFVFYDGEEVESARNGLGRIARTSPELLAADFAVLLEPTSAGIEGGCNGTIRVEVTATGKAAHSARAWMGHNAIHEAAVLLGRLTAYEPQEVEVDGLVYRESLGAVRIEGGVAGNVIPDRCVVTVNYRFAPSKDVAVAEKHLRELFTGYEVVVTDAAGGARPGLDRPMARAFVEAIGAEPLPKYGWTDVARFSELDVPAVNYGPGDPLKAHADDEFVNGEEVRRCLQALTAWLA; encoded by the coding sequence ATGAGCGCGCCCCTCATCGACCTGTCCGCCGACTCCCTCGACGTCGTCGAGCTGACCCGCGCGCTGTGCGACATCGAGTCGGTCAGCGGACACGAGGGGCCGATCGCCGATGCCGTCGAGGCGGCCCTGCGCGGGCTCGGCCACCTCGAGGTGCTGCGCGACGGTGACGCCGTCATCGCGCGGACCCAGCTCGGCCGGGCCGAACGCGTCCTGCTCGCCGGTCACCTCGACACCGTGCCGCTCGCGTCGACGCCGAACCTGCCGGTGCGCGTCGAGGGTGAGCGCCTCATCGGGCGCGGCACCGTCGACATGAAGGGCGGCGTCGCCGTCCAGCTCGCGCTCGCGGCCACCGTGCGCGAGCCCAACCGCGACGTCACGTTCGTGTTCTACGACGGCGAGGAGGTCGAGTCGGCGCGCAACGGCCTCGGCCGCATCGCGCGGACGTCACCCGAGCTGCTGGCCGCCGACTTCGCGGTGCTGCTCGAGCCGACGTCGGCAGGGATCGAGGGTGGCTGCAACGGCACCATCCGGGTCGAGGTGACGGCCACCGGCAAGGCCGCCCACTCGGCGCGGGCCTGGATGGGGCACAACGCGATCCACGAGGCGGCCGTGCTGCTGGGGCGGCTCACGGCCTACGAGCCGCAGGAGGTCGAGGTCGACGGTCTGGTCTACCGCGAGAGCCTGGGCGCGGTGCGCATCGAGGGCGGCGTGGCGGGCAACGTGATCCCCGACCGCTGCGTCGTCACGGTGAACTACCGCTTCGCGCCGAGCAAGGACGTCGCGGTCGCCGAGAAGCACCTGCGTGAGCTGTTCACCGGCTACGAGGTCGTCGTCACGGACGCGGCCGGCGGGGCGCGGCCCGGACTCGACCGCCCGATGGCGCGCGCGTTCGTGGAGGCCATCGGTGCCGAGCCGCTGCCGAAGTACGGCTGGACCGACGTCGCGCGCTTCAGCGAGCTCGACGTGCCCGCCGTGAACTACGGCCCCGGCGACCCCCTGAAGGCGCACGCCGATGACGAGTTCGTGAACGGCGAGGAGGTGCGCCGGTGCCTGCAGGCGCTCACCGCCTGGCTGGCATAG
- a CDS encoding enoyl-CoA hydratase-related protein produces the protein MSDATSQPAEQQPPAAPVETVRDGAVATIRLLRPEAMNSLDRATKVALLGALQSVADDPEVRAVVLTGTGRAFSAGQDLREHVADLRAAGSGDDASSFALGSTVREHYNPIATLIATMPKPVIAAVNGVAAGAGASFAFAADVRLVAESGGFNLAFSAIALSCDSGSSWWLPRLVGVAKAKDLLLFPRTVRAQEALELGLATRVVPDDELPAAAAELAQQLAAGPTLAYASIRRAVVFSATHDLAESLEHEAQLMDLTGASGDHQRAVEAFVAKQPPTFLGR, from the coding sequence GTGAGCGACGCCACCAGCCAGCCTGCCGAGCAGCAGCCCCCCGCTGCTCCCGTCGAGACCGTCCGCGACGGTGCGGTGGCCACGATCCGCCTGCTGCGGCCCGAGGCGATGAACTCCCTCGACCGCGCCACCAAGGTGGCGCTGCTGGGGGCGCTGCAGAGCGTCGCCGACGACCCCGAGGTGCGCGCCGTCGTCCTCACCGGCACCGGCCGCGCCTTCAGCGCCGGTCAGGACCTGCGCGAGCACGTGGCCGACCTGCGCGCCGCCGGCTCCGGCGACGACGCGTCGTCGTTCGCCCTCGGCTCCACCGTGCGCGAGCACTACAACCCCATCGCGACGCTCATCGCGACCATGCCCAAGCCCGTGATCGCCGCGGTGAACGGCGTCGCGGCGGGCGCCGGGGCGTCGTTCGCGTTCGCCGCCGACGTGCGGCTCGTGGCCGAGAGCGGCGGCTTCAACCTCGCGTTCAGCGCCATCGCGCTGTCGTGCGACTCCGGGTCGTCGTGGTGGCTGCCGCGCCTCGTCGGCGTCGCCAAGGCCAAGGACCTCCTGCTGTTCCCGCGCACCGTGCGCGCGCAGGAGGCCCTCGAGCTGGGCCTGGCCACCCGCGTCGTGCCGGACGACGAGCTGCCGGCCGCGGCGGCCGAGCTGGCCCAGCAGCTGGCCGCCGGGCCGACGCTGGCCTACGCCTCGATCCGCCGGGCCGTCGTCTTCTCGGCGACCCACGACCTCGCCGAGTCGCTGGAGCACGAGGCGCAGCTGATGGACCTCACGGGCGCCAGCGGCGACCACCAGCGCGCGGTCGAGGCGTTCGTGGCCAAGCAGCCGCCGACCTTCCTGGGCCGCTGA
- a CDS encoding M17 family metallopeptidase, with product MRAPRIRAAGGKLADVVRDGGGPVDVLALPVGSGDDGPQATVGVVEVAHLLGVDLEATFTRERFRGAEAEVVRVPWAPGPTSPNVERVVLVGVGRGEASSVRLAAAALARQHRGLDRMVTTLGSAGSAQARAMVEGFVLGSYTPPRSGVSEGPRPPLRRVDVVGRVATADLEQALVVAEAAVLARDLAQTPSSTKGPAWVAGRARRVAAEVGLTCTVRDHKQLRDQGFGGLLAVGGAAQRPPRLVELGYTPAETTARTPHVVLVGKGITFDTGGISLKPRESMISMKTDMTGAGVVLAVLKACAQLGVRARVTGLLPLAENAIGAGSYRPGDVVRHYGGTTTEIRNTDAEGRLVMADALAYADEHLDPDVVVDIATLTGAATQGLGRTHAALYANDDRLAAAFEQAGEASDERVWRMPLADDYRSAIASDVADVCQIATVKGVGGGSIIAALFLREFVGDRRWVHLDIAGTGRSERDAGVLSRGGTGYGVRLIVRWLEKLR from the coding sequence GTGCGCGCTCCCCGCATCAGAGCGGCTGGCGGCAAGCTGGCCGACGTCGTGCGTGACGGCGGTGGGCCGGTCGACGTCCTGGCTCTGCCCGTGGGCAGCGGGGACGACGGTCCGCAGGCCACGGTCGGCGTCGTCGAGGTCGCGCACCTGCTGGGCGTCGACCTGGAGGCCACCTTCACGCGCGAGCGCTTCCGTGGCGCGGAGGCGGAGGTCGTGCGCGTGCCGTGGGCGCCGGGTCCGACGTCCCCGAACGTCGAGCGGGTGGTGCTCGTCGGCGTGGGACGCGGCGAGGCGTCGTCGGTGCGCCTCGCGGCCGCGGCGCTCGCGCGTCAGCACCGCGGGCTCGACCGGATGGTCACCACGCTCGGGTCGGCGGGCAGCGCGCAGGCCCGCGCCATGGTCGAGGGGTTCGTGCTGGGCTCGTACACACCGCCGCGCTCAGGGGTGTCCGAGGGCCCGCGTCCGCCGCTGCGCCGCGTCGACGTCGTGGGCCGGGTGGCCACCGCAGACCTCGAGCAGGCGCTCGTCGTGGCCGAGGCGGCCGTGCTGGCCCGCGACCTCGCCCAGACGCCGTCGTCCACCAAGGGCCCGGCGTGGGTGGCCGGCAGGGCGCGTCGGGTCGCCGCCGAGGTGGGGCTCACCTGCACCGTGCGCGACCACAAGCAGCTGCGCGACCAGGGCTTCGGTGGCCTGCTGGCCGTCGGAGGGGCTGCCCAGCGGCCACCGCGGCTCGTCGAGCTCGGCTACACGCCGGCCGAGACCACCGCCCGCACGCCGCACGTGGTGCTCGTGGGCAAGGGGATCACCTTCGACACCGGAGGCATCTCGCTCAAGCCGCGCGAGTCGATGATCTCGATGAAGACCGACATGACCGGCGCGGGTGTGGTGCTCGCCGTTCTCAAGGCATGCGCGCAGCTCGGGGTGCGGGCCCGCGTCACCGGCCTGCTGCCGCTGGCCGAGAACGCGATCGGCGCGGGGTCGTACCGGCCCGGCGACGTCGTCCGGCACTACGGCGGCACCACCACCGAGATCCGCAACACCGACGCCGAGGGCCGCCTGGTGATGGCCGACGCGCTCGCCTACGCCGACGAGCACCTCGACCCCGACGTGGTGGTCGACATCGCCACGCTCACCGGCGCCGCGACCCAGGGCCTCGGGCGCACGCACGCGGCGCTGTACGCGAACGACGACCGGCTGGCCGCCGCCTTCGAGCAGGCCGGGGAGGCCAGCGACGAGCGGGTGTGGCGCATGCCGCTGGCTGACGACTACCGCTCGGCCATCGCCTCCGACGTCGCCGACGTGTGCCAGATCGCCACGGTCAAGGGCGTCGGCGGCGGCTCGATCATCGCGGCGCTGTTCCTGCGCGAGTTCGTCGGCGACCGGCGCTGGGTGCACCTCGACATCGCCGGTACGGGCCGCAGCGAGCGCGACGCGGGCGTGCTCAGTCGCGGCGGCACCGGCTACGGCGTCCGGCTCATCGTGCGCTGGCTCGAGAAGCTGCGCTGA